The proteins below come from a single Arthrobacter crystallopoietes genomic window:
- a CDS encoding 1-phosphofructokinase family hexose kinase, with translation MGSIVIFAPSPVLTVTVEDLEGTADIHLHAGGQGVWQARMLTALGASVTMCGVFSGETGRIVRHLIADEGVHVLSVEGQGNGGAYIHDRRDGGRKVVAESPGDKLSRHELDELYGLTIKAGMDAGTVILSGAAREDAVPADVYRRLAADLRTAGCRVITDLAGERLTASLAGGLAVVKIADDELVESGRAASSSPADIVEAMRKLNEEGAETVIVTRAHLPSLLLDEGEVSEIHMPEMQSVDTSGAGDSLTAGVAATLSDGGSMHEAVVLGTAAGALNVTRHGLGTGEAAAIHKLSSLVKVVPFEGEAEADQSQQISPDELAQKIRKQ, from the coding sequence ATGGGCTCCATAGTGATATTTGCTCCGTCGCCGGTGCTGACCGTGACCGTGGAGGATCTGGAAGGGACCGCGGACATCCACCTCCATGCCGGAGGCCAGGGCGTGTGGCAGGCTCGGATGCTCACCGCACTGGGCGCTTCGGTCACGATGTGTGGTGTGTTTTCCGGGGAGACCGGGCGCATAGTGCGCCATCTGATCGCCGACGAAGGCGTCCATGTGCTCTCGGTGGAGGGTCAGGGCAACGGCGGCGCGTACATCCACGACCGGCGGGACGGTGGAAGGAAAGTAGTCGCCGAATCCCCGGGCGACAAGCTCTCCCGGCACGAGCTCGACGAGTTGTACGGCCTAACGATCAAGGCAGGAATGGACGCCGGAACGGTGATCCTCAGCGGCGCTGCCCGGGAAGACGCGGTGCCGGCCGACGTGTACCGGCGGTTGGCCGCGGACCTCCGTACCGCGGGCTGCAGGGTCATTACCGACCTGGCGGGGGAACGGCTGACTGCTTCGCTGGCCGGAGGGCTGGCCGTGGTCAAGATCGCCGACGACGAACTCGTGGAGTCCGGCCGCGCGGCCAGTTCCAGCCCCGCCGACATCGTCGAGGCGATGCGCAAGCTAAACGAAGAGGGAGCGGAAACAGTGATTGTCACCCGCGCCCATCTGCCGTCCCTGCTGCTGGACGAGGGCGAGGTCAGCGAGATACACATGCCGGAGATGCAGAGCGTGGACACCAGCGGGGCCGGCGATTCGCTGACCGCCGGCGTCGCCGCGACCCTGTCCGACGGCGGCTCCATGCATGAAGCCGTGGTGCTGGGAACCGCAGCAGGTGCGCTGAACGTGACCAGGCACGGCCTGGGCACCGGCGAGGCGGCCGCGATCCATAAGCTGAGCAGCCTGGTAAAGGTGGTTCCCTTCGAGGGCGAGGCTGAAGCAGACCAGTCGCAGCAAATTAGTCCGGACGAGCTCGCGCAGAAGATACGGAAACAATGA
- the surE gene encoding 5'/3'-nucleotidase SurE: protein MNKPKMVLITNDDGIDSPGLHALAAGAVEAGLNVTVAAPVVEASGSSASITAREDEGRIRIEERKLEGLDGVPAFAVHGAPGFIAMIATHGAFGDPPDVVLSGVNRGANVGRVILHSGTVGAALTAGINGGHGMAVSLDTGMHPAHLYWDNAARLATGLLPFLLEQEAGTVLNLNVPNTDSPELPEYRTATLAEFGVVQTTMAERGQQHLRLAIADSKEEAPPESDFALLAAGFATVTSIQPVTESKLPDLERSLPRT from the coding sequence ATGAACAAGCCGAAAATGGTCCTGATTACGAACGACGACGGCATCGACTCTCCGGGTCTGCATGCCTTGGCTGCCGGTGCCGTGGAGGCCGGGCTCAACGTCACGGTTGCCGCACCGGTGGTGGAAGCCAGCGGCAGCAGCGCCTCCATCACCGCCCGGGAGGACGAGGGCCGCATCCGCATCGAGGAGCGGAAGTTGGAAGGCCTCGACGGTGTTCCGGCGTTCGCGGTCCACGGCGCGCCGGGCTTCATCGCCATGATTGCTACCCATGGCGCCTTTGGCGACCCGCCCGACGTCGTACTTTCCGGGGTGAACCGCGGTGCGAACGTCGGACGTGTGATCCTGCACTCCGGCACGGTAGGCGCAGCGCTGACCGCGGGCATCAACGGCGGCCACGGGATGGCGGTGTCGCTGGACACCGGTATGCATCCTGCGCATCTGTACTGGGACAACGCCGCTCGGCTGGCGACGGGACTGCTGCCGTTCCTGCTGGAGCAGGAGGCCGGCACCGTGCTGAACCTCAATGTGCCCAACACGGACTCGCCTGAACTGCCCGAATATCGGACGGCGACACTGGCCGAATTCGGTGTTGTCCAAACCACCATGGCCGAACGCGGACAGCAACATCTTCGTCTGGCCATTGCGGACAGCAAGGAGGAAGCGCCGCCGGAGAGCGACTTCGCGCTGCTGGCCGCCGGCTTCGCCACCGTGACCAGCATCCAGCCGGTGACCGAAAGCAAGCTGCCCGATCTGGAGCGGAGTCTGCCGCGCACGTAA
- a CDS encoding TetR/AcrR family transcriptional regulator C-terminal domain-containing protein — MPPSNDSRQDHVPRGRSKLTREAVLSAALELVDAEGLEALTMRRLGQELGRDPMSLYRYADNRAALLDGVTELVLNELAIVPDDQDWQGQLRRIAHDLRLLALRHPNVVPLLVTRPLSTPLGLRPLGTLRPLEQILSLLAEAGFGAEDSLHVYRAYYGFLYGHILNELQEFIVDPEENEALLRLGLHRLPAKQFPHLRALASALADYDGAAELDEGLNILLSGLAARLTPRPRTVT; from the coding sequence ATGCCCCCCTCGAACGACTCCCGGCAGGACCACGTCCCCCGCGGCAGGTCGAAGCTGACCCGCGAGGCGGTGCTTTCGGCCGCACTCGAACTCGTGGATGCCGAAGGCCTGGAAGCCCTGACGATGCGCCGGCTAGGGCAGGAACTGGGCAGGGACCCGATGAGCCTGTACCGCTACGCCGACAACCGTGCAGCACTGCTGGATGGCGTAACGGAACTGGTCCTGAACGAACTCGCCATCGTCCCGGACGACCAGGACTGGCAGGGGCAGCTGCGTCGGATCGCCCATGACCTGCGGTTACTAGCGCTCCGGCACCCCAACGTCGTGCCCCTGCTGGTAACGCGTCCCCTTTCCACTCCGCTGGGATTACGCCCCCTGGGCACACTCCGCCCGCTGGAGCAGATCCTGTCACTGCTGGCCGAGGCCGGATTCGGTGCCGAGGACTCCCTGCACGTCTACCGGGCCTACTACGGCTTCCTGTACGGCCACATTCTCAACGAACTGCAGGAATTCATCGTGGACCCCGAAGAAAACGAAGCCCTGCTCCGTCTCGGCCTGCACCGCTTACCCGCAAAGCAATTCCCGCACCTGCGCGCCCTGGCATCTGCCCTGGCCGACTACGACGGTGCCGCCGAACTCGATGAAGGACTCAACATCCTGCTCTCTGGCCTCGCAGCCCGGCTCACGCCCCGTCCGCGAACAGTCACATAG
- a CDS encoding protein kinase domain-containing protein codes for MIERGHLLSGRYRIEELVGRGGQSSVYRAVDQLLERDVAVKVFHRSRHGDAEQARRQESEVRILAGMSHHALVTLFDTGVDPTNASVSYLVMELVRGPDLRRRRAQAPVSAAHVALIGHDLADGLAYIHHHGIVHRDVKPANVLLVDYNHQDPRPRAKLSDFGVAMILGDDGFDDGDTSGTPHYLSPEQAVGEPVGPSCDVYSLGLVLLEALTGEVAFPGAPIQSALARLLHPPQVPAGLAPRWAELLTSMLSRDPSSRPSALEVSLALRQEISRGAGRRRVESSPWDDEESRMQAVHRYRILDTLPDGMFDRVAMIAARVFSVPVAIVSIVDHDRIWFKTHHGTEVEQIGRDPGLCASAILQDGPWIIPDATADPRTLTNPLVAGEFGLQFYAGVPLRTPDGYNLGTLCVIDREPREFSDEDARTLADLAAIVMNDLELRLQTRQSIAARQPVPVMA; via the coding sequence ATGATTGAAAGAGGGCACCTGCTCAGCGGGCGTTACCGGATCGAGGAGCTCGTCGGCCGCGGGGGTCAATCCAGCGTATACCGCGCGGTCGATCAACTGCTGGAGCGGGACGTGGCGGTCAAGGTATTCCATAGAAGCCGGCACGGCGACGCCGAGCAGGCCCGCCGGCAGGAATCCGAAGTGCGGATCCTGGCCGGGATGAGCCACCATGCGCTCGTCACATTGTTCGATACGGGTGTAGACCCCACGAACGCATCCGTCTCCTATCTGGTCATGGAGCTTGTGCGCGGCCCCGATCTTCGCCGGCGCCGCGCACAGGCACCGGTCTCTGCTGCGCATGTGGCGCTGATTGGCCATGATCTTGCTGACGGCCTTGCCTATATCCACCATCACGGAATTGTCCACCGGGACGTCAAACCGGCCAACGTTCTCCTGGTTGACTACAACCACCAAGATCCGAGGCCGCGTGCCAAGCTAAGTGATTTCGGCGTCGCCATGATCCTGGGAGACGACGGGTTCGACGATGGGGATACTTCCGGAACGCCGCACTACCTGAGTCCTGAGCAGGCTGTGGGGGAACCTGTGGGCCCGTCCTGCGACGTGTACTCACTCGGACTGGTCCTGCTCGAAGCGCTGACCGGCGAGGTGGCCTTTCCGGGTGCCCCGATCCAGTCGGCACTGGCCCGGCTGCTGCATCCTCCGCAGGTCCCGGCCGGCCTCGCGCCCCGATGGGCCGAACTGCTGACCTCAATGCTCTCTCGCGACCCCTCCTCCAGGCCGTCCGCCCTGGAGGTCTCCCTGGCGCTACGGCAGGAAATTTCCCGGGGCGCCGGGAGGCGCAGGGTTGAGTCCTCTCCGTGGGATGATGAGGAGTCCAGGATGCAGGCGGTGCACCGGTACCGGATCCTGGACACGCTTCCCGACGGCATGTTCGACCGGGTGGCAATGATCGCGGCACGGGTATTCTCCGTGCCTGTCGCGATTGTGAGCATAGTGGACCATGACCGCATCTGGTTCAAAACGCATCACGGCACGGAGGTCGAACAAATCGGCAGGGATCCGGGCCTGTGTGCCTCAGCTATTCTTCAAGATGGCCCGTGGATCATCCCAGACGCAACCGCTGATCCAAGGACCCTAACCAATCCCCTGGTAGCAGGGGAATTCGGGCTGCAATTCTATGCCGGTGTCCCGTTGCGCACACCCGACGGCTACAACCTCGGAACCCTCTGCGTGATCGACCGTGAACCGCGGGAATTCAGCGACGAGGACGCCCGGACACTGGCCGACCTGGCCGCAATTGTGATGAATGATCTGGAGTTGCGGCTGCAGACAAGGCAGAGCATTGCCGCGCGCCAACCGGTACCAGTCATGGCCTAG
- a CDS encoding diacylglycerol/lipid kinase family protein: protein MDLARTFESIVIIFNPNSTGDAPKLAEQLRDRLGELLTYTPEIELQPTGHAGHAVTLAHDAAAGGGNVLIVSVSGDGGYNEVVNGVMRAGNPNAVCAVMAAGNANDHRRTTGTMPLAEAIAQGRVRRIDLLRIHTGRGPDTPAEYAHSYIGFGLTPVMAIDLEKGSKGALKEMVSVVRTFSKFQPFEIRQTDRKRRKFDSIVFANIAEMAKYATLSEADDKLSDGKFEVVIFPHMPKWRVLLTALRATTQGLGNQPSVSSYEFTTLKPLPYQIDGEVKSVDAGTFVKVECVPSALPILG from the coding sequence ATGGATTTGGCGCGGACTTTTGAATCGATCGTCATCATTTTCAATCCCAACAGCACCGGTGACGCGCCCAAACTGGCGGAGCAGCTTCGCGACCGGTTGGGTGAACTGCTGACCTACACACCGGAAATCGAGCTGCAGCCCACCGGGCATGCCGGGCACGCCGTCACGTTGGCACACGACGCCGCCGCCGGAGGAGGGAATGTCCTGATCGTGTCCGTCAGCGGCGACGGCGGGTACAACGAAGTCGTCAACGGTGTCATGCGGGCCGGCAACCCCAACGCGGTGTGTGCTGTCATGGCCGCCGGAAACGCCAACGACCACCGCAGGACCACGGGCACCATGCCGCTGGCAGAAGCCATCGCCCAAGGTCGGGTACGCCGTATCGACCTGCTGCGGATCCACACTGGCCGGGGACCGGATACCCCTGCCGAATACGCGCACTCCTACATCGGGTTCGGCCTGACTCCGGTGATGGCAATCGATCTGGAGAAGGGCAGCAAAGGGGCCCTCAAGGAAATGGTCTCCGTGGTGCGCACGTTCTCAAAGTTCCAGCCCTTCGAAATACGCCAAACGGACCGCAAGCGCCGGAAGTTCGACAGCATCGTCTTCGCCAACATTGCCGAAATGGCGAAGTATGCCACGCTCAGCGAGGCCGACGACAAGCTCTCGGACGGAAAATTCGAGGTAGTCATCTTCCCGCACATGCCCAAGTGGCGGGTCCTGCTGACGGCACTGCGCGCCACCACCCAAGGCCTCGGAAACCAGCCCAGCGTGAGCAGTTACGAGTTCACCACGCTGAAGCCCCTGCCGTACCAGATCGACGGTGAAGTGAAGTCCGTTGACGCCGGAACTTTCGTCAAGGTCGAGTGCGTACCGTCCGCCCTGCCCATTCTCGGGTGA
- a CDS encoding alpha/beta fold hydrolase, whose product MQRTTQKGRAALAGVARTHGTRVGAHDELRARIVTTGSLDAHVYSLAGPQTTSVATVFVLLHGIGMSHRYYRRLQQVLAGYGDVHSFDLPGFGAAAKPDRQISVAEYAAVIAGTLDELGTGPVVVVGHSMGTQFATELALLRPDLVSHAVLIGPVVDSARRNVLIQALLLGADSLTESLAGNAIVFTDYVRSGIRWYLTELPVMMSYDLEKRVSHIAQPVLVVRGSRDPVASRSWCQNLTAIAARGRFLEIPGKPHIVHYGAAARTAAAILAFTLA is encoded by the coding sequence ATGCAGCGCACTACCCAGAAAGGCAGGGCGGCCTTGGCCGGAGTTGCGCGGACCCACGGAACCCGCGTGGGCGCGCACGATGAGCTCAGGGCAAGGATCGTGACCACAGGTTCCTTGGATGCCCACGTGTACTCCCTGGCCGGGCCGCAGACGACGTCGGTTGCCACGGTCTTTGTGCTGCTGCATGGTATCGGTATGTCCCACCGCTACTACCGCAGACTGCAGCAGGTCCTGGCGGGATACGGAGATGTCCATTCCTTCGACCTGCCGGGATTCGGCGCAGCCGCCAAACCGGACCGGCAGATTTCCGTGGCCGAGTATGCCGCGGTCATCGCCGGCACGCTCGACGAGCTGGGCACCGGACCCGTCGTGGTGGTTGGGCATTCCATGGGCACGCAGTTCGCCACCGAACTTGCCCTTTTGCGCCCTGACTTAGTCTCGCACGCGGTGCTGATCGGCCCCGTTGTCGATTCAGCACGCCGGAATGTCCTGATCCAGGCCCTTCTGCTGGGAGCTGACTCGCTCACGGAGAGCCTGGCGGGCAACGCCATAGTGTTTACCGACTACGTGCGCTCCGGCATACGCTGGTATCTGACCGAACTGCCGGTAATGATGTCTTACGATCTGGAAAAGAGAGTGAGCCATATCGCCCAGCCCGTACTGGTAGTCCGGGGCTCACGCGACCCGGTAGCGTCCCGGTCCTGGTGCCAAAACCTGACCGCCATCGCCGCGCGCGGACGCTTCCTGGAAATACCGGGCAAACCGCACATCGTCCACTACGGTGCGGCCGCCAGGACAGCAGCCGCCATACTGGCCTTCACCCTAGCGTAG
- a CDS encoding GAF and ANTAR domain-containing protein produces MQENYAETPVAEQLQDLILSNEDVDDFLEDLAVFSSDILGGAVEVHCGVTLKRNKRALTVASSSAQAKLLDEVQYGFGSGPCLHAIATEHTTVISDVRTDNRWPDYFAAVAEFGFYSMMGVPLILGESGGAALNFYAREPDTFGADAVRIAEGYAAQASRALQLALRLAHRSETADHLKRAMDSRTTIDLAVGIIMGQNRCSQDEAFSILKNASSSRNVKLRQVAAGIVSAIGQGPVQTSFED; encoded by the coding sequence ATGCAAGAGAATTACGCGGAGACTCCTGTGGCGGAACAACTCCAGGATCTGATCCTCAGCAACGAGGATGTTGACGACTTCCTTGAGGACCTGGCCGTCTTTTCCTCCGACATTCTTGGCGGGGCCGTCGAGGTGCACTGCGGAGTGACTTTGAAGCGTAACAAGCGAGCCCTCACGGTAGCCAGCAGCAGTGCCCAGGCCAAGCTGCTGGACGAAGTTCAATACGGTTTTGGCAGCGGGCCTTGCCTGCACGCCATTGCCACCGAACACACAACGGTCATATCCGATGTGCGCACGGATAACCGGTGGCCGGACTACTTCGCTGCCGTTGCCGAATTCGGCTTCTACTCCATGATGGGAGTGCCGCTGATCCTGGGTGAAAGCGGCGGTGCCGCGTTGAACTTCTATGCGCGGGAACCGGACACCTTCGGGGCGGACGCCGTGCGGATCGCCGAAGGCTATGCCGCCCAGGCGTCGCGGGCGCTGCAGCTGGCTCTGCGTCTTGCCCACAGGTCGGAAACTGCTGACCATCTGAAGCGGGCCATGGACTCGCGGACCACTATCGATCTCGCCGTCGGGATCATCATGGGCCAGAACCGCTGCAGCCAGGACGAGGCGTTCAGTATCCTGAAGAACGCCTCCAGCAGCCGGAACGTCAAGCTCCGCCAGGTTGCAGCAGGAATCGTGTCCGCCATCGGCCAAGGACCGGTGCAAACCTCCTTCGAGGATTGA
- a CDS encoding alpha/beta fold hydrolase: protein MSEIRVNGVSLYYEEHGDGVPILCIHGTGSSAKVWGAAVDELAKRGRTIIYDRRGCTRSERPEPYTMTSVGEHTEDAAALLQALKATPAVVIGRSYGGEIAVDLVQRYPGLVRALVLLEPAIVTMTAEAHAWEGALEANVAAAAATGGPEAGADCFYREILGDDGWAQLPGTWRRMVLDNAPAILAELKGGSSRPDQEQLAHVRKPVLLVSGAASPPVFRAVDSVLADLIPGSRHEVVEGGHLIDPASTEVLAFLDGQLAGGSGR, encoded by the coding sequence ATGAGCGAGATCCGTGTTAACGGGGTGTCCCTCTACTACGAGGAACATGGCGACGGCGTTCCGATCCTGTGCATCCACGGCACCGGCAGCTCGGCGAAGGTCTGGGGCGCGGCGGTGGACGAACTTGCCAAACGTGGACGGACGATCATCTACGACCGGCGCGGCTGCACCCGCAGCGAGCGGCCGGAACCGTACACGATGACCTCGGTGGGCGAACATACAGAGGACGCCGCGGCGCTGCTGCAGGCACTCAAGGCGACCCCCGCCGTCGTTATTGGACGCAGTTACGGCGGTGAGATCGCCGTTGATCTTGTGCAACGCTACCCGGGCCTGGTCAGGGCCCTTGTCCTGCTGGAGCCGGCCATCGTGACCATGACGGCGGAGGCCCATGCGTGGGAAGGCGCCTTGGAGGCGAACGTCGCCGCGGCCGCGGCAACCGGGGGACCGGAGGCCGGGGCGGACTGCTTCTACCGCGAGATCCTCGGCGACGACGGCTGGGCGCAGCTACCGGGGACCTGGCGGCGCATGGTGCTCGATAACGCTCCTGCCATCCTGGCCGAGCTGAAGGGCGGGTCTTCAAGGCCGGACCAGGAGCAGTTGGCCCACGTGCGAAAGCCGGTGTTGCTTGTTTCCGGTGCCGCGTCGCCGCCGGTCTTCCGTGCCGTCGACAGTGTGCTGGCGGACCTGATCCCCGGGTCGCGGCACGAAGTCGTGGAGGGCGGCCACCTCATCGATCCGGCATCGACCGAGGTGCTGGCGTTTCTCGACGGGCAGCTGGCGGGAGGCAGCGGGCGTTAG
- a CDS encoding ROK family glucokinase → MRVDDPGRPRTPRVPPAALRSGRVPRARPQLRLPSRLTRRGLSIGIDIGGTKVAAGVVDADGRILAEEVRATPGHDPREVEQVIVSLVRSLSAEHRILSVGIGAAGWMDRSGSTVLFSPHLAWRNEPVRTNLEKLLHRRVSLANDADAAAWAECRFGAGSGQSRLVCITLGTGIGGSIVIDGRLERGNWGVAGEFGHQVIVPHGHRCECGNRGCWEQYASGNALGREARELARANSPVAQEWLRAVDGRAEDITGAVVTSLARDGDPASIQLIEDIGEWLGLGLANLAAALDPGMFVIGGGLSEAGELLLEPTRRAFGRNLTGRGFRPAAPIELAALGPKAGLIGAADIARFSWR, encoded by the coding sequence ATGAGAGTTGACGACCCTGGCCGCCCGCGCACTCCAAGAGTTCCCCCCGCGGCCCTGCGCAGTGGCCGCGTTCCGCGTGCACGCCCCCAGCTCCGGCTGCCCAGCAGACTGACCCGCCGGGGCCTGTCCATCGGGATCGACATCGGGGGCACCAAAGTCGCCGCCGGCGTGGTCGACGCGGACGGGCGGATCCTCGCCGAAGAAGTGCGCGCCACCCCTGGGCACGATCCCCGCGAGGTGGAGCAGGTCATCGTCTCCCTCGTCCGCTCCCTGTCCGCCGAGCACCGCATCCTGTCGGTCGGCATCGGCGCGGCCGGGTGGATGGACCGCAGCGGCAGCACTGTCCTGTTCAGCCCGCACCTGGCCTGGCGCAACGAGCCGGTGCGAACCAATCTTGAAAAGCTCCTCCACCGCAGGGTCTCGCTGGCCAACGACGCCGATGCCGCGGCGTGGGCGGAATGCCGCTTCGGCGCGGGCAGCGGGCAGAGCCGGCTGGTCTGCATCACGCTGGGAACCGGCATCGGCGGTTCCATCGTCATCGATGGCCGGCTCGAGCGGGGAAACTGGGGTGTGGCCGGCGAATTCGGCCACCAGGTCATCGTCCCCCACGGCCACCGCTGTGAGTGCGGGAACCGAGGCTGCTGGGAACAATATGCCTCCGGCAACGCCCTCGGGCGCGAAGCACGCGAACTTGCCCGCGCCAATTCCCCGGTCGCCCAGGAGTGGCTCCGCGCGGTGGATGGCCGGGCAGAGGACATCACGGGCGCCGTCGTCACTTCCCTGGCCCGGGACGGGGATCCGGCCAGCATCCAGTTGATCGAGGACATCGGCGAGTGGCTCGGCCTGGGCTTGGCAAACCTTGCGGCTGCCTTGGACCCCGGGATGTTTGTAATCGGTGGCGGACTTTCCGAAGCCGGCGAGCTGCTGCTGGAACCGACCCGCCGCGCGTTCGGACGCAACCTCACCGGCCGTGGTTTCCGCCCAGCAGCGCCCATCGAGCTGGCCGCGCTGGGACCGAAGGCGGGACTGATCGGAGCCGCCGATATCGCCCGTTTCTCCTGGCGTTGA
- the iolC gene encoding 5-dehydro-2-deoxygluconokinase, producing MAHDLLTMGRISVDIYPNEIGVGLADVSSFGKYLGGSPSNVAVAAARHGRRSAIITRTGEDPFGEYLHRELRKFGVDDSFITAVPGLQTPATFCAIMPPEDFPLYFYGRFPTAPDLQIAADELNLDAIRAAGIFWSTVTGLCQEPSRSAHLAAHEARQRENLQAGQYTVLDLDYRPMFWASEEEAREQVSKILPHVTVAIGNDKECAVAVGEGTPDEQADRLLEAGVEIAVVKLGPEGVMAKTRTERVVSAPVPVETVNGLGAGDAFGGAFCHGLLSGWPLGLVLDYANASGALVASRLSCADAMPTPHEVNSLLAERGRNVPAPVEAVR from the coding sequence GTGGCTCACGATTTGCTTACTATGGGACGGATCAGCGTCGACATTTATCCGAATGAGATCGGGGTCGGGCTGGCAGACGTCAGTTCGTTCGGCAAGTACCTGGGCGGATCCCCGTCCAATGTTGCCGTGGCCGCCGCGCGGCACGGCCGCCGCAGCGCCATCATCACCCGTACCGGCGAGGACCCGTTCGGCGAGTACCTGCACCGCGAACTGCGCAAGTTCGGTGTGGATGACAGCTTCATCACCGCAGTTCCGGGTCTGCAAACCCCGGCAACGTTCTGCGCCATCATGCCGCCGGAAGACTTCCCCCTCTACTTCTACGGCCGTTTCCCCACCGCCCCGGACCTGCAGATAGCAGCCGACGAACTGAACCTCGATGCCATCCGTGCAGCCGGCATCTTCTGGTCCACCGTTACCGGCCTGTGCCAGGAACCCAGCCGCTCCGCCCATCTGGCCGCCCATGAGGCGAGGCAACGCGAGAACCTGCAGGCCGGTCAATACACGGTCCTGGACCTGGACTACCGTCCGATGTTCTGGGCCTCCGAGGAGGAGGCCCGCGAGCAGGTATCCAAGATCCTGCCGCATGTTACCGTGGCCATCGGCAACGACAAGGAATGCGCCGTCGCCGTGGGTGAAGGCACCCCCGACGAGCAGGCGGACCGGCTGCTTGAGGCCGGCGTCGAGATCGCCGTGGTCAAGCTTGGACCCGAGGGCGTGATGGCCAAGACCCGCACCGAACGCGTGGTCTCGGCCCCAGTGCCCGTGGAAACGGTCAACGGCCTCGGCGCGGGCGATGCCTTCGGCGGCGCCTTCTGCCACGGCCTGCTGTCGGGCTGGCCGCTCGGGCTGGTCCTGGACTACGCCAACGCCTCCGGCGCGCTGGTGGCCTCGCGCCTATCCTGCGCCGATGCCATGCCTACTCCTCATGAGGTCAATTCCCTGCTGGCGGAGCGCGGACGCAACGTCCCGGCACCTGTGGAGGCAGTCCGATGA
- a CDS encoding Cgl0159 family (beta/alpha)8-fold protein has product MSGFDDNPRRYEHLSRIRLEDPDAVARAAAARRPHPGLKLGEQNFIVAADHPARGALAVGDNPTAMADRRDLLDRMQEALANPAVDGVLASPDIMDDLLLLGALDGKLLFGSMNRGGLAGYVNEMDDRFTGHTAAALEALGANGGKMLTRICLGDPATVATLESTAKVIDSLAERRLVAMVEPFISVWDNGRIRNDLSTDAVIKSIAIASGLGSTSAYTWMKLPVVQDMERVMAATTMPTVLLGGDPTGTPEEIYSSWGAALRLPGVQGLTVGRTLLYPKEGSVKEAVATAATLLNTRTGQEIAS; this is encoded by the coding sequence ATGAGCGGGTTTGACGACAACCCTCGCCGCTACGAACATCTCTCGCGTATCCGGCTCGAAGATCCCGACGCCGTGGCCCGTGCGGCCGCCGCGCGCCGGCCGCATCCGGGGCTCAAGCTGGGCGAACAGAACTTCATCGTGGCTGCGGACCATCCCGCCCGCGGCGCCCTCGCCGTCGGTGATAATCCCACAGCGATGGCGGACCGGCGCGACCTGCTGGACCGGATGCAGGAAGCACTGGCTAACCCGGCCGTGGACGGCGTGTTGGCCAGTCCGGACATCATGGACGACCTGCTGCTGCTCGGTGCACTGGACGGCAAGCTGCTGTTCGGGTCGATGAACCGCGGCGGCCTGGCCGGCTATGTCAACGAGATGGACGACCGCTTCACCGGTCACACCGCCGCTGCGCTGGAGGCCCTCGGCGCCAATGGCGGCAAGATGCTCACCCGCATCTGCCTGGGCGACCCGGCCACCGTCGCCACGCTTGAATCAACGGCCAAGGTGATCGACAGCCTGGCCGAGCGCCGGCTGGTCGCCATGGTGGAGCCGTTCATCTCCGTCTGGGACAACGGGCGGATCCGCAACGACCTGAGCACGGATGCCGTAATCAAGTCCATCGCGATTGCCTCCGGCTTGGGGTCCACGAGCGCCTACACCTGGATGAAGCTGCCCGTGGTCCAGGACATGGAACGCGTGATGGCAGCCACTACTATGCCCACCGTCCTGCTGGGCGGGGACCCGACCGGCACGCCGGAGGAAATCTATTCAAGCTGGGGAGCTGCACTGCGGTTGCCCGGCGTCCAGGGCCTGACCGTTGGCCGGACCTTGTTGTATCCGAAGGAGGGCAGCGTGAAGGAAGCAGTCGCTACCGCCGCGACCCTGCTGAACACCCGTACCGGACAGGAGATCGCCAGCTGA